A genomic region of Numenius arquata chromosome 21, bNumArq3.hap1.1, whole genome shotgun sequence contains the following coding sequences:
- the LIN28A gene encoding protein lin-28 homolog A has translation MGSVSNQQFAGAKPGEEPAGDSPKAENEPQPLHGSGICKWFNVRMGFGFLSMTAKGGATLDSPVDVFVHQSKLHMEGFRSLKEGEAVEFTFKKSSKGLESIRVTGPGGVFCIGSERRPKGKSLQKRRSKGDRCYNCGGLDHHAKECKLPPQPKKCHFCQSISHMVANCPAKAQQSPSSQGKPAYFREEEDMHSSALLPETRE, from the exons ATGGGGTCTGTTTCCAACCAGCAGTTTGCAG GTGCGAAGCCAGGCGAGGAGCCGGCTGGAGACTCGCCCAAGGCCGAGAACGAGCCCCAACCGCTGCACGGCTCCGGCATCTGTAAGTGGTTCAATGTCCGCATGGGCTTCGGCTTCCTCTCCATGACCGCCAAGGGCGGCGCGACGCTGGACTCGCCCGTCGATGTCTTCGTGCACCAG AGCAAGCTCCACATGGAGGGTTTCCGCAGCCTGAAGGAGGGCGAAGCTGTCGAGTTCACCTTCAAGAAGTCATCCAAAGGTTTGGAGTCCATCCGGGTGACCGGCCCGGGGGGCGTCTTCTGCATCGGCAGCGAGAGGAGACCCAAAGGCAAGAGCCTCCAGAAACGCAGATCGAAAGGAGACCG atgCTACAACTGCGGCGGGCTGGACCACCATGCCAAAGAGTGCAAGCTCCCGCCGCAGCCCAAGAAATGCCACTTCTGCCAGAGCATCAGCCACATGGTCGCCAACTGCCCCGCGAAAGCACAGCAGTCCCCCAGCTCCCAGGGAAAACCTGCCTACTTccgagaggaggaggacatgcacAGCTCGGCCCTCCTCCCCGAAACCCGGGAATGA